Proteins from one Arthrobacter sp. Soc17.1.1.1 genomic window:
- the ruvX gene encoding Holliday junction resolvase RuvX: MTAGDGRGADPGTSGSAPYPHGPKLGVDVGQVRVGLAGCDRDGLLATPIRTLKRDARRNTDVRILVNEAVERGVVQIIIGLPKNLSGREGASAEMARTYAALVVEELQRQAQPVPVRLVDERLSTVSAHRSLHAAGLSSREHRKVVDQVAAVEILQHAIDTQRSRGRDVGDPVPVRDAEGAQSPLLTPTEEPVIKDSSSSRRDPES; this comes from the coding sequence CCCTACCCCCACGGGCCGAAACTCGGCGTCGACGTGGGGCAGGTCCGGGTGGGCCTCGCAGGCTGCGACCGGGACGGGCTGCTCGCCACCCCCATCCGCACCCTCAAGCGTGACGCACGCCGGAACACCGACGTGAGGATCCTCGTGAACGAGGCCGTGGAGCGCGGGGTGGTGCAGATCATCATCGGGCTCCCGAAGAACCTCAGCGGGCGGGAGGGCGCCTCGGCCGAGATGGCCAGGACGTACGCGGCGCTGGTCGTCGAGGAACTCCAGCGACAGGCCCAGCCCGTACCGGTACGCTTGGTGGACGAGCGGCTGAGCACCGTGTCGGCCCACCGCTCGCTGCACGCGGCTGGTCTGAGCAGCCGCGAGCATCGTAAGGTTGTCGATCAGGTGGCAGCTGTCGAAATTCTCCAGCATGCCATCGACACGCAACGTTCACGCGGACGGGACGTGGGGGATCCGGTTCCTGTGCGTGATGCAGAGGGCGCCCAGAGCCCATTGCTGACCCCTACAGAGGAGCCGGTTATCAAGGACAGTTCATCCAGCAGGAGGGATCCGGAGTCGTGA